AACATCAGTTACTGGAAATGGTATTAAAGAAGCCAAGGAAAAGCCTCATCATCTTCAGAGTACTGCCACCACAATGTCTACCTTCCCAGTTGATGAGGCTAAAGAAGATAAAAAGGTGTCATGGGAGACAATGTTCCAAGTAACAGAACAAACACTATAGGTAAGAAAAAGATCAACCTGTTTTATTGACACAGCcttaattttgaatttttacaaAGATATTAGAACATGGGGAAAACCACCTCCAGAAGTAGACGTACATCTACTCTTCGTCATGGTAGCACTCCAACAGATGAAGTCGAACTAGGCATGATGCCTGATCTTTCTCAAGGTCTACctaacgaagaagaaatgtGGCAAAAATGCAACAGATCCGGTCTCTTCCCATTACAATGGGAGAAAAAGAATGCTAAAAGCTGAGTTAAGGGTAATATCTCTTTTTTATCACATACCATTTGGTTGGTTATGTAAGAAAGAACTGTGATGATTTTAGGTTGCACAAAATCTCCGCGTTCACGGTTTGGAATTGATTCGATTCCGAAAACGACAAATCTGGCACAGAGTACAGTCTTTTGCGTTGCAgattttatcatttttctcTCCATGAAACAAACAATCCGTTCAATTGAAGCCAACTTTGGCACAGGTAGACAACGTTTCTTTTCGTCATGACGTTTGCGTGTTTTGTTATCTAATTCTTTTCTAGGAGTCGGATCATATTTCCTCCTTATCAGATGGCAGATGCTGCTAAATTTTTTCATTACGTTTTTCGTGGTGACCTTGATTCTTGTTCCATGGGAAGTTGGGCAAACTTCGTGTACAAACCTAAATTTCACCGTTCTGTCTCCATCGCAGTCGGCATTAGATGGATGCAGTCGATCTTACAATGTATCTTCCTGCAATGATGAATGTATGGCTAGAAACGATAGTTGCTGGCTTGAATATCGTGCATCGGTCATGACGACGATAGCAAATCATTCTTCACAGCCATTATTATTGATCCAAGTACTGTACCTACAAGATACTCTTGTTAATTTATCAAAacgttaaaaatttttcttccaatTAGGATGCAGTGCAAGGCACTGGGTGGTTGGAGTATACAGTAGCATTTTACGGGTACTACCAACCGGCATTCCTTCCGTGGGGAATGATCAAGTCTACAATTTTGCGTTGGCTTATGAGCTTGTTGTCTACTTCCTCCTACTCTTCAGTTTGACGTGCATGGCCAAGTCGGTTGCCACTGGCTTCAAAGACAATATCGGACTTGGCAGGTCATGGCTTCATCAGTTCTCCGATTTAGCTTTTACGTCATGGGACTATTGCATCGACAGTTCCGAAGTTGCCCACCTTAAAAAAAGGCAATTTTACATGGTAAGTTGGCTGTTTTATTTGATTGGAATAAATCAGATTATTTCTTAAccgtttgtatttttcttttatttattagcTTTTCGGGTAGCTTTAGCTGATAAGGAATATGCTACCGAGAAAGCGAGAGAAATATGCGGaaaaaattaatcttttcttccTAAGACTCTCAGTCAACCTTCTTGTTATTGGAACCTTGAGTCTAGCTGGCTACATCATTTACTTGGTCACAGCATTTTCAGAAAGATATCGGAGGAATACTCAAGGAGAAACCGGCTCATTTTCGAATCCTGAAGATTTCCAAATCTTGATGATAGGATTTTTACCGTCTATTGTTATAACTGCACTGAATTTTTTAGTGCCCATCCTCTTTCGGGCAGTTGTTCGATTCGAGCGGTTCGGTGCTacttttgaaattaaaatcacCCTAGTTAGAACTGTCTTGCTCAGACTGGCATCTCTTTTGGTACTTGTTTTAACCCTATACAGCAGCTTAGAAGAAGAACGAGGATCCAACTGCAATTCCGATCAAGATGCACCATGCTGGTAATTTTGGTTGTAATTACAAATACCAATCGTAGCCTGTTATTCAcgtgttttttcttcctaGGGAGACATATGTCGGCCAGCAACTTTACAGGCTTTGCCTATTTGACGTTTTCATCACAATCTTTATTACGATTCTGATCGAGTTTCCTTTGGCACTAGTCTTCCGTCGTTCGGTGCCTCCCACAAGCCGTTGGACATGCATAACCAAACCCGAATTCAATCTAGTCGGAAGCACTCTCGATATGGTTTACAGTCAGTCAATATGCTGGTTGGGGATGTTTTACTGCCCTGTCTTGCCAATAATTACCacttttaaatgtttcatTGTTTTCTACGTCAAATACTTCAGTCTGCTTTTCTATTCATTGCCCCCCTCTCGCATTTATGGTGCATCAAGCTCCACGTCTCTTTTCATGAATGTCTTATTGGTATCTTTTATTTCTTGCGTTCTTCCTTTGGGATATCACGTCACCTCGTTGCAGCCCTCAGTCTCTTGTGGACCTTATCGTGGTTTCGGTACTGTTTGGTCCGCAATATCCAATgaggtaattttttaaaattagtaCTTAGTGATTATCttaatttggttttctttttctttttaaggttGATGCATTGTCGGAtacgttaaaaaaattctcttcttcttcggaTCGGCGGGGTTTTTCGTTCCTgctattttgattttactggTCGCTCTCTATTATTATCGCTCTAAAGCGGTAGCACATCGTGCCGTAGTCGAGTCTCTTACTTCGCAACTGGTTCTCGAAGCTGAAGATAAACATTTTTTGATTGCAAGGCTATCTGCCGTTGGTAAACAGCATGTACAAGTTTGAACATTACGAACATCGCATCCtctctaaagaaaaaaaacccagaTTTACTtggttgttattgttttttcaTGTACTCAATTCTCTATAGATCGCTAAAAGCCAAAGTTGTAATACCTATTCCAGCTCAAGTTTAGTTAAATGTCCGTGTATTTCATCATTAATGGCGTCGaagaaacaaatttaaaaaatagaaaaaaaaaagaacggaaaCCCTGAAATGAAGTTTCTCACATTGAATTTCACTCATCCGACGGCtgaatatttttgtttcatgaAAGTTACAAATACGAAGAAGAGACTTCAAATTACTAAAGGAAGGACTGAcagatgaaacaaaacaaaacattttgcaAATGAGGAAAATGTTTAAAACGAAACGTGCTATGTTACTTGCCACCACTGTACGTTGAATGATTGGGGTTATAAGGATACTGGTATCCAGTTTGTTGcggctgttgctgctgctgttgtgaCCATTGGTTGATTGAGGCGCTAGAGTAACTGGAGGTGGGACGGGCACTCCCTGAACCAGATCCGTAACTTGCAGGTCGGCTACCCGGTAGGCTAGGAGGGCCATAGCTGGTTGGTCTGGCTTGACCGTTGGATCCGTAACTGGCGGGGCGGGCAAGTCCAGTGATTCCAGCACCCCCATATGGTGTGGAAACAGGTCTTGCAGTTGCCGACGATGATCCATAGTTTCCACTAGCAGGTCTGGCGGTAATACCAGAAGGAGTACCATAGCCGCCGCTTGGAGTTGCTCTGGAGGCTCCCGTCGATCCATAGAGTGCTGACCCACCGTAAGCAGAGCTAGCATACGATGCTTGCTGTGGTTGACCGTACGACGAAGATGAACTATTCCCGCCGCCACTGTTGCTGTTCCAGCCACTGTGCGAATGTCCCCATGAACTTCTCTGGGGTGCAGCACCAGCCATCGATGGAGAATTCATCCATGGAGAAGGTCCTTCTCGTCTTGGGGCCGAATAGGAAGGTCTGTCGTTGCGTCTGTCGTCATAGCCTCTACTACCACCACTTCCACCTCCAGATCTGGCACCAGGGTATGGTCTTTCAGGAATTGGTGCATTCCACCCTCCACGGTTAACTGGAGGTAAAGGAGGAAGCGGTGGTCCTCGACGTGGAGAATAAGGACCATTTCTAGGTAATGGTGGCGGGGTCCTCGATTGCTCCATCCACCACCACGGCCTGGACCACCACCGCCGCCACCTCCCCCTCTCCAATGAGAAGGAGGAGGCGGGCGATGTCGATCATCTCGGCTATCTCTATAAGATCGTGAGCTTGAGCTGCGATGGCTATTTGACCCTCTGGAATCACGATTTCTGTCGCGACCACTATGGTTGCTGCGTCGGTCGTTACGATCATTTTTATTGCGATTTCCTTGATTCTGACGTTGTCGTTTTGGCGAGGGCTGGCCGTATCCAGCTGCCTTTGCTTCGGTGCTGTACTTTTCTATGACTTTAAGTGCTTCTTCCAGTGCCAACTCGGGGAATTCGACTTCAGAAAACGTGTCATCGACGGATggaattttgaaatttgctTTCATTTCCATAACGGCCGAGTCAGGTACGTCCTTACCTTCCtcttgaattcttttttctactCGAACCTTGGCTTCTTCCTCTGTTGGAACAATTACCACAGCTTTGCGTTTGAACCCAGAAAAGTACgacatttttctcttctgaGCTGTAGGATAGACATTAGTCTGGTCAAGGATGTAGTTCCTCCGCCGTTTGGCAGCAATTTCCAACAAAATGTTCAAACAACGGGTACACTTTTCGATCAGAACTTCCCATctaaaggagaaaagaaatgtatgATCATGTTCCTAAAGTAAAACAATCATTCAACGAACCTTCCACTGTAGTTTTTCCGACGAGGCAATCCATTGACCTTCATTTTATCAAGGAAAGCATTTGTGCCTAAAATATTGAATTTCCGATCGGGATTTTCAACCGAGAATTTGTTAGCCCAAGTTGTTTTCCCAGCTCCAGGCAGACCGCACATCATGATCATCTGGCAATCAGCCCTAGTAGCAGGAGTGAGGGCACCTCTGACGCGCGATTCGACTGGGATTTTGCTGGCCCACTCGTACCCTTCCATGGGCGGAAACCATGGTTCCTCTTTTGACCAAAGTTTACCTCGAATCGACAATTTTTGGTAAGAATGTGAGGAAACAGCGCCCGACCATTCAGTTCTTCCTTTGTTAATGTAAATGCTACGCCTTGGGCTGCACCATTAACACAAAAAGATATCTCGACTGTTTCTTTCTCCTCAGATGCGTCCTAATTATACACAAAATAAGACATTTAGAGAAAATCACTTTAGACCATTCTATCAGATGCTTACCAAGTAAACACCAACAACGTCATTCAACTGGAAAGGCACCCCATAGTCCTTGAATTCGCAATTCTGAGAAATTTTCGCTGTACCTCCATACCCATACGAAAATGGATCTTCACCTTTAACGGAACACAATTCATATAGTAATGCACATTGTTCTTGAGcacaaaataatgaaatttaaGGAAGTGTTTCGCCGCCATACCTAATTGATACGTAGTAGAATCGACAGACCATCCGACTCGCACAACATGATGATTCGGTTCTGATTCCTCAAGGTGAGAAACTGCCAAATTCTCTACCACCTGACATCaacaaaatgataaaataGTGTCGGCCTATAGCAGTTTAACATTGTAAAGAAATGGCTAACTTACCTTAACTTCGTAGCAAATTTTTCCAGTTAAAAATCCATATGTAGCGCGAGCACCGGCCCACATATAAGCAAATCCAGCTTCGGTCAGTGGAGTACCACTTACGAAATCCGTTTTGCTTATGGTTAAATTGAGATCTGAATTATACCAATCAAGCACGACTAAACTTCCATCCCATTCGGGTTCATCTTCAGGTGGAGGTCCTTCGGCTACTTTATTTACATTGGCAGGACTTGAGGATCTAATTGTACAGCCACACAAACATGAGATTACACGATACCTAACATAAAGTATACGACAGATTGATTACCTGTCTCTTTGTCGTTTGCTTCCCCTGTCACTTTTATCTTCTATTGTTCCTTCTTTTGATGGACTCTCACTTTCTTGAGTTGCTTCAGTCTCTACAGCTGACGAGGCTTCCattttctcctcttcttttGCTTCAACCTGAGATGTTGCAGTATCTGCATCCTTTTCATCAGCATTAGGTTCTTCTGCTTTGACAACAGCATCTGTTATTTCAGCCTGTGATGTAACATCTGAAcccttctctttctcttttcctcaCTATCAACCAAAACTGTCTCATTTTGAGCAGAAGCATCTGTTTGGTTAATACTAACTGAGGCCTTTTCGGTATCAACACTGGAAGATTCTGTGGTGTCTTTTGGTGTTGAACTAGTATCTTTACCATCAAGATTACTAGAATTTGATGTCAAGTTATTTGTTACATTATCATTAGTTTGGTCAACTGTCATGTCTACAGATTGTTCTAAAGTACTATTCTCCATAAAGGTTTCATTTTTCCCTCCATAAACTGCCATTACACTATCATTTAGGGCAGAGTTTGTACTGTTGTCTGCTTCTTCAGCATTCCCTTCTTTAACAGCTGCCTCAGTTAAAGGAGGTGTATCAGCAGAGATTTGTTTGGATGCTTCAATAGATGTGGGTTCAGCTATAGCTTCCGTCAAGGACTCTTCTGTTTTAAAAGGCTTGTCCGTGCAGCTGATGTGTGTTCCATTATTCAAAGCATTATCTGACACTGTAttcaacaaacaaataatgTACACATCCCAGTTTAGTAATAAGTGAAACTATTTgcttaaaagaaaatgtgcaCATACCTTCTGTGGTACCATTTGAGCCATTGCCTACTTGGTTAGGATTGGATGACACATCTTCATTTTCATCAGCTTCAGCATCATCAAGAACCTCGTCGTCCATTTCAGGTTCCTGGTCCATACTCGCGTCACCTAATTCATTCTCAGAAGTGAACATTTTGATTGCAGGCCTAGGTACACCGTGCTTCTCCTCTTGATCTAATGCGAAGCGAAGTCGTTCCACCAGAAAGGGCTTATTACCTTTGGAGTCCAAACCTCGGGCTATTAACTCGGCACGAAGCTTGACAACAGTAAGCTTGTCGAGGTCTTTCAGGGGCATTTTTGCACTCTGACAATTGAAATAGGGATGGGACTTTTTTTGCCGGGTTTGAATTTACCAAGCCGTCAAAAACCGAATAGCTTAAAAAAATGGCGTCGAGCGCATTTTCGGTAACATACGTTcacaacgccatctagcgttaGCTTTAAGATCCTACAAGTCACCATGTGTTTGGGGATGGGAGAGAAGGACGCAAACCAGCCTCTCCCAATCACTTAACACGTATTGcctttccctccttttttctttctaacaATTCCTTGATTTCCATTTCAGATGGAAATGACTGAAATTAGAGATGGTATGATTACCGATGTAAAGTAAAAGCAAGTATCATTGTTTGTTTCTGTCTGGTAGCAGCTGATGCTAGACGAAATCTCATATATTCCGTTGATAGTTAcatatttagtt
The DNA window shown above is from Daphnia magna isolate NIES unplaced genomic scaffold, ASM2063170v1.1 Dm_contigs199, whole genome shotgun sequence and carries:
- the LOC123467576 gene encoding LOW QUALITY PROTEIN: transmembrane channel-like protein 7 (The sequence of the model RefSeq protein was modified relative to this genomic sequence to represent the inferred CDS: inserted 6 bases in 5 codons): MLKAELRVAQNLRVHGLELIRFRKRQIWHRVQSFALQILSFFSPXKQTIRSIEANFGTGVGSYFLLIRWQMLLNFFITFFVVTLILVPWEVGQTSCTNLNFTVLSPSQSALDGCSRSYNVSSCNDECMARNDSCWLEYRASVMTTIANHSSQPLLLIQDAVQGTGWLEYTVAFYGYYQPAFLPWGXDQVYNFALAYELVVYFLLLFSLTCMAKSVATGFKDNIGLGRSWLHQFSDLAFTSWDYCIDSSEVAHLXKKAILHAFRVALADKEYATEKAXEKYAEKINLFFLRLSVNLLVIGTLSLAGYIIYLVTAFSERYRRNTQGETGSFSNPEDFQILMIGFLPSIVITALNFLVPILFRAVVRFERFGATFEIKITLVRTVLLRLASLLVLVLTLYSSLEEERGSNCNSDQDAPCWETYVGQQLYRLCLFDVFITIFITILIEFPLALVFRRSVPPTSRWTCITKPEFNLVGSTLDMVYSQSICWLGMFYCPVLPIITTFKCFIVFYVKYFSLLFYSLPPSRIYGASSSTSLFMNVLLVSFISCVLPLGYHVTSLQPSVSCGPYRGFGTVWSAISNEVDALSDTLKXILFFFGSAGFFVPAILILLVALYYYRSKAVAHRAVVESLTSQLVLEAEDKHFLIARLSAVGKQHVQV
- the LOC123467589 gene encoding LOW QUALITY PROTEIN: heterogeneous nuclear ribonucleoprotein U-like protein 1 (The sequence of the model RefSeq protein was modified relative to this genomic sequence to represent the inferred CDS: deleted 6 bases in 3 codons); the encoded protein is MPLKDLDKLTVVKLRAELIARGLDSKGNKPFLVERLRFALDQEEKHGVPRPAIKMFTSENELGDASMDQEPEMDDEVLDDAEADENEDVSSNPNQVGNGSNGTTEVSDNALNNGTHISCTDKPFKTEESLTEAIAEPTSIEASKQISADTPPLTEAAVKEGNAEEADNSTNSALNDSVMAVYGGKNETFMENSTLEQSVDMTVDQTNDNVTNNLTSNSSNLDGKDTSSTPKDTTESSSVDTEKASVSINQTDASAQNETVLVDSGKEKEKGSDVTSQAEITDAVVKAEEPNADEKDADTATSQVEAKEEEKMEASSAVETEATQESESPSKEGTIEDKSDRGSKRQRDRSSSPANVNKVAEGPPPEDEPEWDGSLVVLDWYNSDLNLTISKTDFVSGTPLTEAGFAYMWAGARATYGFLTGKICYEVKVVENLAVSHLEESEPNHHVVRVGWSVDSTTYQLGEDPFSYGYGGTAKISQNCEFKDYGVPFQLNDVVGVYLDASEEKETVEISFCVNGAAQGVAFTLTKEELNGRALFPHILTKNCRFEVNFGKEEPWFPPMEGYEWASKIPVESRVRGALTPATRADCQMIMMCGLPGAGKTTWANKFSVENPDRKFNILGTNAFLDKMKVNGLPRRKNYSGRWEVLIEKCTRCLNILLEIAAKRRRNYILDQTNVYPTAQKRKMSYFSGFKRKAVVIVPTEEEAKVRVEKRIQEEGKDVPDSAVMEMKANFKIPSVDDTFSEVEFPELALEEALKVIEKYSTEAKAAGYGQPSPKRQRQNQGNRNKNDRNDRRSNHSGRDRNRDSRGSNSHRSSSSRSYRDSRDDRHRPPPPSHWRGGGGGGGGPGRGGGWSNRTPPPLPRNGPYSPRRGPPLPPLPPVNRGGWNAPIPERPYPGARSGGGSGGSRGYDDRRNDRPSYSAPRREGPSPWMNSPSMAGAAPQRSSWGHSHSGWNSNSGGGNSSSSSYGQPQQASYASSAYGGSALYGSTGASRATPSGGYGTPSGITARPASGNYGSSSATARPVSTPYGGAGITGLARPASYGSNGQARPTSYGPPSLPGSRPASYGSGSGSARPTSSYSSASINQWSQQQQQQPQQTGYQYPYNPNHSTYSGGK